One Mixta gaviniae genomic window carries:
- the mgrA gene encoding L-glyceraldehyde 3-phosphate reductase: MHYQPDAARYQQMAYRRSGRSGLKLPAVSLGLWHNFGDSTRVDNSRALLRHAFDRGITHFDLANNYGPPPGSAEENFGRILREDFHRYRDELIISTKAGYTMWDGPYGDWGSRKYLIASLDQSLKRMGLEYVDIFYHHRPDPETPLEETMMALDQVVRQGKALYAAISNYPADRAAEAIAILRQLGTPCLIHQPKYSLFERQPEAGLLDMLQREGVGCIAFSPLAGGVLTDRYLHGVPEDSRAASGSRFLNSEQLTQEKMAKVQQLNAIAQRRGQKLAQMALAWVLRHPAMTSVLIGASKTSQIDDAVQMLQQSRLGDDELQEIDALLR, encoded by the coding sequence ATGCATTATCAACCTGATGCCGCCCGCTATCAGCAGATGGCGTACCGTCGCTCTGGCCGCAGCGGCCTTAAGCTGCCCGCCGTTTCGCTGGGCTTATGGCATAACTTCGGCGACAGCACGCGCGTCGACAACAGCCGCGCCCTGCTGCGTCACGCCTTTGATCGCGGCATTACCCATTTCGATCTGGCCAATAACTACGGTCCGCCGCCGGGCTCGGCGGAAGAGAACTTCGGCCGCATTCTGCGCGAGGATTTTCACCGCTACCGCGATGAGCTGATTATCTCGACCAAAGCGGGCTACACCATGTGGGACGGCCCTTACGGCGACTGGGGTTCGCGTAAGTACCTGATCGCAAGCCTCGATCAGAGCCTGAAGCGCATGGGCCTGGAGTATGTTGATATTTTCTATCACCACCGCCCCGATCCGGAAACACCGCTGGAAGAGACGATGATGGCGCTGGATCAGGTGGTGCGTCAGGGCAAAGCGCTGTATGCCGCCATTTCCAACTATCCCGCCGATCGCGCCGCCGAGGCGATCGCCATCCTGCGCCAGCTGGGCACGCCCTGCCTGATCCACCAGCCGAAATATTCGCTGTTCGAGCGCCAGCCGGAAGCGGGCCTGCTGGATATGCTGCAGCGTGAAGGCGTCGGCTGCATCGCCTTTTCGCCGCTGGCCGGCGGCGTGTTGACCGACCGCTACCTGCACGGCGTGCCGGAAGATTCGCGCGCCGCCAGCGGTAGCCGTTTCCTGAATAGCGAACAGCTGACGCAGGAGAAAATGGCGAAGGTGCAGCAGCTGAATGCGATCGCTCAGCGTCGCGGCCAGAAGCTGGCGCAGATGGCGCTGGCCTGGGTGCTGCGTCATCCGGCGATGACCAGCGTGTTGATCGGCGCCAGTAAAACCAGCCAAATCGATGATGCGGTGCAGATGTTGCAGCAGAGCCGCCTTGGCGATGACGAACTGCAGGAAATTGACGCCTTGCTGCGTTAA
- a CDS encoding DUF2502 domain-containing protein, producing the protein MKRALIIAALLASLSPFAIHTAHADGAAITLAPGITLQLGDRDRHGRYWDGGRWRDGRWWNDRYEWQRGRWWRHEQWRREQWQRNREWQRQEWRQEREWRHREHERDKRREREWRHHERARERHHQQWERRHHHDG; encoded by the coding sequence ATGAAACGCGCCCTTATTATTGCCGCTTTGCTGGCAAGTTTGTCACCTTTCGCGATACACACAGCACATGCCGACGGCGCCGCTATTACGCTTGCGCCGGGCATCACTCTGCAACTGGGCGACCGCGATCGGCACGGTCGCTACTGGGATGGCGGCCGCTGGCGCGACGGGCGCTGGTGGAACGACCGCTATGAATGGCAGCGCGGCCGCTGGTGGCGTCATGAACAGTGGCGTCGCGAGCAATGGCAGCGCAATCGGGAATGGCAGCGCCAGGAGTGGCGTCAGGAGCGGGAATGGCGTCATCGCGAACATGAGCGCGATAAACGCCGCGAGCGGGAGTGGCGGCACCATGAGCGCGCCCGCGAACGCCATCACCAGCAGTGGGAACGCCGCCATCATCACGACGGGTAG
- a CDS encoding Nramp family divalent metal transporter, which translates to MSLYAVGVTQRSDRITTMLESRTAERAARGARKVKLALLGPAFIAAIGYIDPGNFATNIQAGASYGYKLLWVVVWANVMAMVIQLMSAKLGIATGKNLAEHIRDRFPRPAVWFYWVQAEIIAMATDLAEFIGAALGFKMLFGISLLQGAVLTGVATFLILMLQNRGQKPLELVIGGLLLFVAAAYIVELFFSQPKMTELVQGMALPSLPTADAVFLAAGVLGATIMPHVIYLHSSLTQNGGRGSSRGERYSSTKLDVAIAMTIAGFVNLAMMATAAAAFHFNGHSGVADLDQAYLTLKPLLSDAAAWVFGLSLVAAGLSSTVVGTLAGQVVMQGFIHFHIPLWLRRAITMLPSFIVILAGWDPTRILVMSQVLLSFGIALALVPLLVFTGKQELMGDMTNSRIMQSIGWVIVALVVTLNIYLLIGEAMGLG; encoded by the coding sequence ATGTCCCTTTACGCTGTAGGGGTGACACAACGTTCAGACAGGATAACGACTATGTTAGAAAGCCGCACCGCGGAACGAGCAGCACGCGGAGCCCGTAAGGTTAAGCTGGCTCTGTTGGGACCGGCTTTCATTGCGGCGATTGGCTATATCGATCCGGGCAACTTCGCCACCAATATTCAGGCCGGCGCCTCCTATGGCTATAAGCTGCTGTGGGTGGTGGTATGGGCCAACGTGATGGCGATGGTGATCCAGCTGATGTCCGCCAAACTTGGCATCGCGACCGGGAAAAACCTCGCCGAACATATTCGCGATCGTTTTCCGCGTCCGGCAGTCTGGTTCTACTGGGTTCAGGCGGAAATTATCGCTATGGCCACCGATCTGGCGGAATTTATCGGCGCCGCGCTCGGCTTTAAGATGCTGTTCGGCATCTCGCTGCTGCAGGGCGCCGTGCTGACCGGCGTCGCCACCTTTTTAATTCTGATGCTGCAAAATCGTGGGCAGAAGCCGCTTGAGCTGGTGATTGGCGGGCTGCTGCTGTTTGTCGCCGCCGCCTATATTGTCGAGCTTTTCTTCTCGCAGCCGAAAATGACCGAGCTGGTACAGGGGATGGCGCTGCCTTCGCTGCCGACCGCCGATGCGGTGTTCCTCGCGGCGGGCGTGCTGGGTGCGACCATTATGCCGCACGTTATCTATCTGCATTCGTCGCTAACGCAAAACGGCGGACGCGGCAGCTCGCGCGGTGAACGCTACTCGTCGACCAAGCTCGACGTGGCGATCGCCATGACCATTGCCGGTTTTGTTAATCTGGCGATGATGGCGACGGCGGCGGCGGCTTTCCATTTTAATGGCCATTCCGGCGTGGCGGATCTCGACCAGGCCTACCTGACGCTGAAGCCGCTGTTAAGCGACGCCGCGGCATGGGTCTTCGGCCTGAGCCTGGTGGCGGCCGGCCTCTCCTCTACGGTAGTGGGCACGCTAGCGGGGCAGGTAGTGATGCAGGGCTTTATTCATTTTCATATCCCGCTCTGGCTACGCCGCGCGATCACCATGCTGCCTTCCTTTATTGTCATTCTGGCGGGCTGGGATCCGACGCGCATTTTGGTGATGAGCCAGGTGCTGCTGAGCTTCGGCATCGCGCTGGCGCTGGTTCCGCTGCTGGTGTTTACCGGCAAGCAGGAGCTGATGGGCGACATGACTAACTCGCGCATTATGCAAAGCATCGGCTGGGTTATCGTAGCGCTGGTGGTGACACTGAATATCTATCTGCTGATAGGTGAGGCGATGGGGCTGGGTTAA
- a CDS encoding NupC/NupG family nucleoside CNT transporter produces MSRILHFILALAVVALLALLVSRDRKNIRVRFIIQLLVIEVLLAWFFLNSEAGLGFVKGFAGLFDYLLKYAAEGTNFVFGGMNDKGLAFFFLNVLCPIVFISALIGILQHFRILPIVIRAIGTVLSKINGMGKLESFNAVSSLILGQSENFIAYKDILGQMSQRRMYTMAATAMSTVSMSIVGAYMTMLQPKYVVAALVLNMFSTFIVLSLINPYRVDSEEDLQLNDLHKGQSFFEMLGEYILAGFRVAIIVAAMLIGFIALISGINALFDAIFGISFQGVLGYVFFPFAWVMGVPTSEALQVGSIMATKLVSNEFVAMMDLQKIAGQISPRGEGILSVFLVSFANFSSIGIVAGAIKGLHEEQGNVVSRFGLKLLYGSTLVSVLSASIAGLVLG; encoded by the coding sequence ATGTCCCGCATTTTGCATTTTATTCTGGCGCTGGCTGTGGTTGCCTTGCTGGCCTTGCTGGTCAGTCGCGATCGTAAAAACATTCGCGTCCGTTTTATCATACAGCTGTTAGTGATTGAGGTACTGCTCGCGTGGTTCTTCCTGAACTCTGAAGCTGGCCTGGGATTCGTAAAAGGCTTTGCCGGCCTGTTTGATTACCTGTTGAAATACGCGGCTGAAGGGACCAACTTCGTATTCGGCGGGATGAATGACAAAGGTCTGGCGTTCTTCTTCCTCAACGTGCTTTGCCCGATTGTCTTTATCTCCGCCCTGATTGGTATTCTGCAGCATTTCCGCATTCTGCCGATCGTCATCCGCGCCATCGGCACCGTGCTGTCGAAAATCAACGGCATGGGTAAGCTGGAATCCTTTAACGCGGTCAGTTCGCTGATCCTGGGACAGTCAGAAAACTTTATCGCCTATAAGGATATCCTTGGTCAGATGTCGCAGCGCCGGATGTACACCATGGCCGCGACCGCGATGTCTACCGTTTCCATGTCGATCGTCGGCGCTTATATGACCATGCTGCAGCCCAAATATGTGGTCGCGGCGCTGGTGTTGAATATGTTCAGTACCTTTATCGTGCTGTCGCTGATCAACCCGTACCGCGTCGACAGCGAAGAAGATCTGCAGCTGAACGATCTGCATAAAGGTCAGAGCTTCTTTGAGATGCTGGGCGAATATATCCTCGCCGGTTTCCGCGTGGCGATTATCGTAGCGGCGATGCTGATTGGCTTTATCGCGCTGATCTCCGGCATTAACGCGCTGTTTGACGCCATCTTCGGCATCAGCTTCCAGGGCGTACTCGGCTATGTCTTCTTCCCATTCGCCTGGGTGATGGGCGTGCCGACCAGTGAAGCGCTGCAGGTTGGCAGCATCATGGCAACCAAGCTGGTGTCCAACGAGTTTGTGGCGATGATGGATCTGCAGAAAATCGCCGGCCAGATCTCACCGCGCGGCGAAGGCATCCTCTCTGTCTTCCTGGTCTCTTTTGCTAACTTCTCTTCTATCGGCATTGTTGCCGGCGCGATTAAAGGTTTGCATGAGGAACAGGGCAACGTGGTGTCGCGCTTTGGCCTGAAGCTGCTGTACGGCTCTACGCTGGTCAGCGTGCTGTCAGCCTCTATTGCCGGGCTGGTGCTGGGCTAA
- a CDS encoding formate/nitrite transporter family protein, whose protein sequence is MSLHSPKEIAAIAIQSGVAKSRLPVSSLLILGFMAGAFIAIGFLLDLHVINKLPADWGSFGGFLGAAVFPVGLILTILAGGELLTGNMLAMPIAWFARQISGFSLLRNWFWITIANFIGSIAVAWFFGHILGMTEGDYLNKTVAIASAKVNADFTHAFISGIGCNWLVCLAVWLAFASKDVVGKIFGAWFPVMAFVAIGFQHVVANMFIVPAAIFAGQLSWADYLPNFVAVFLGNAVGGAVFVALAYFLAYRPAAEAATTPR, encoded by the coding sequence ATGTCCTTGCATTCACCTAAAGAAATCGCCGCCATCGCTATTCAGTCCGGCGTGGCGAAAAGCCGTCTTCCGGTTTCCTCGCTGCTGATCCTCGGCTTTATGGCCGGCGCATTTATTGCCATCGGCTTCCTGCTCGATCTGCATGTTATTAACAAACTGCCTGCCGACTGGGGATCTTTCGGCGGCTTCCTGGGCGCTGCAGTATTCCCGGTGGGCCTGATCCTGACCATTCTCGCCGGCGGCGAGCTGCTGACCGGCAATATGCTGGCGATGCCTATCGCCTGGTTCGCGCGCCAGATCAGCGGCTTCAGTCTGCTACGTAACTGGTTCTGGATCACCATCGCCAACTTTATCGGCAGCATCGCCGTGGCGTGGTTCTTTGGCCATATCCTGGGCATGACCGAAGGGGATTACCTGAATAAGACCGTGGCTATCGCCAGCGCGAAAGTTAACGCTGACTTCACGCACGCCTTTATTTCCGGCATCGGCTGCAACTGGCTGGTTTGCCTGGCGGTCTGGCTGGCGTTCGCCAGTAAAGATGTGGTGGGTAAAATCTTCGGTGCCTGGTTCCCGGTGATGGCGTTTGTCGCTATCGGCTTTCAGCACGTGGTGGCGAATATGTTTATCGTCCCGGCGGCCATTTTCGCCGGTCAGCTGAGCTGGGCGGACTACCTGCCGAACTTTGTCGCTGTGTTCCTCGGCAACGCTGTCGGCGGTGCTGTGTTTGTTGCCCTCGCTTATTTCCTCGCCTACCGCCCTGCTGCGGAAGCGGCGACCACCCCGCGTTGA
- a CDS encoding YfeC-like transcriptional regulator, producing the protein MKEEWLTPDELAQRTGYTRQTINKWIKREGWITQPKPGVQGGKARIVKIDERVTHYLNAARHAAEPAATYLAKPNSLPALLLSFAQQMTPPEQEKLQNLLLREGVKGLLQRLDIEDK; encoded by the coding sequence GTGAAAGAGGAATGGTTAACGCCGGATGAACTTGCCCAGCGCACAGGCTACACGCGCCAGACAATCAATAAATGGATTAAGCGCGAAGGCTGGATTACGCAGCCCAAACCGGGCGTACAGGGCGGCAAAGCGCGTATAGTGAAAATCGATGAGCGGGTAACACATTACCTGAACGCCGCGCGTCACGCCGCCGAACCCGCAGCCACCTATCTGGCGAAGCCCAATTCCCTGCCGGCACTGTTGCTCTCTTTCGCTCAGCAGATGACGCCGCCTGAACAGGAGAAGCTGCAAAATCTTCTGCTGCGCGAAGGCGTGAAAGGATTGCTGCAGCGGCTGGATATAGAAGACAAATAA
- the gltX gene encoding glutamate--tRNA ligase: MKIKTRFAPSPTGYLHVGGARTALYSWLFARNHGGEFVLRIEDTDLERSTQQAIDAIMDGMNWLNLDWDEGPYYQTKRFDRYNAVIDEMLEAGTAYKCYCSKERLEQLRETQMANGEKPRYDGRCRDSHAHHADNEPHVVRFRNPQEGSVVFDDQIRGPIEFSNQELDDLIIRRTDGSPTYNFCVVIDDWDMGITHVIRGEDHINNTPRQINILQAIGAQVPVYAHVSMILGDDGKKLSKRHGAVGVMQYRDDGYLPEALLNYLVRLGWSHGDQEIFSIDEMKQLFSLDAVSKSASAFNTEKLQWLNHHYINALPPEYVATHLQWHIEQAQIDTRTGPELAQLVKLLGERCKTLKEMAASCRYFYEEFDAFDADAAKKHLRPVARQPLERVRDKLAAVSDWTAENVHHAIQATADELEVGMGKVGMPLRVAVTGAGQSPALDVTVQAIGKARAVARIEKALAFISEREAQG, from the coding sequence ATGAAAATCAAAACCCGTTTCGCGCCGAGTCCAACCGGTTACCTGCACGTCGGCGGCGCCCGCACCGCGCTCTATTCCTGGCTGTTCGCCCGCAATCACGGCGGCGAATTCGTGCTGCGTATTGAGGATACCGATCTGGAGCGTTCCACCCAGCAGGCTATCGACGCCATTATGGATGGCATGAACTGGCTGAATCTGGACTGGGATGAGGGCCCTTACTATCAGACCAAACGCTTCGATCGCTATAACGCGGTGATCGATGAGATGCTGGAAGCGGGAACAGCCTATAAATGCTACTGCTCGAAAGAACGCCTGGAGCAGCTGCGCGAAACGCAAATGGCGAACGGTGAAAAGCCGCGCTACGATGGTCGCTGCCGTGACAGCCATGCGCATCATGCCGACAACGAGCCGCACGTCGTGCGCTTCCGCAATCCGCAGGAAGGTTCGGTGGTGTTTGACGATCAGATCCGCGGTCCGATCGAATTCAGCAACCAGGAGCTGGACGATCTGATTATTCGCCGCACCGACGGTTCGCCGACCTATAACTTCTGCGTGGTGATCGACGACTGGGATATGGGCATCACCCATGTGATCCGCGGCGAAGATCATATTAACAACACACCGCGTCAGATTAACATTCTGCAGGCGATCGGCGCGCAGGTGCCGGTGTACGCGCATGTATCGATGATCCTCGGCGATGACGGTAAAAAGCTCTCGAAGCGTCACGGCGCGGTCGGTGTTATGCAATACCGCGATGACGGCTATCTTCCGGAAGCGCTGCTGAACTATCTGGTGCGTCTGGGCTGGTCCCACGGCGATCAGGAAATCTTCTCTATTGATGAGATGAAACAGCTTTTCTCGCTGGACGCGGTCAGCAAATCCGCCAGCGCCTTCAATACCGAGAAGCTGCAGTGGCTGAACCACCACTATATTAACGCGCTGCCGCCGGAATATGTGGCGACCCATCTGCAGTGGCATATCGAGCAGGCGCAGATCGACACCCGTACCGGGCCGGAGCTGGCTCAGCTGGTGAAACTGCTCGGCGAGCGCTGCAAAACGCTGAAAGAGATGGCCGCTTCCTGCCGCTACTTCTATGAAGAATTCGATGCCTTTGACGCCGACGCGGCGAAAAAGCATCTGCGCCCGGTGGCGCGTCAGCCGCTGGAACGGGTGCGTGACAAGCTGGCCGCCGTCAGCGACTGGACGGCGGAAAACGTGCATCACGCCATTCAGGCGACGGCGGATGAGCTGGAAGTCGGCATGGGCAAAGTCGGCATGCCGCTGCGCGTGGCGGTGACCGGCGCCGGTCAGTCGCCTGCGCTGGACGTGACCGTTCAGGCCATCGGCAAAGCGCGCGCCGTGGCGCGTATCGAAAAAGCGCTGGCTTTTATCAGCGAGCGTGAAGCGCAGGGTTAA
- a CDS encoding FlxA-like family protein has product MMTTINTSTPSVGQSSSSASSGNSSSSDVSAQIASLTSQITKLQQKLKDVSSSEGTTEEKQKQQEQLQNQIKLLQAQLAQLQRQQAEEASKKQQAQNGGGVKIADGVNRPTTENQLNAYI; this is encoded by the coding sequence ATCATGACGACCATTAACACTTCAACCCCCAGCGTCGGTCAGAGCAGCAGCTCTGCCAGTTCCGGCAACAGCAGCAGCAGTGACGTATCGGCGCAAATCGCCAGCCTCACCAGCCAAATCACCAAACTGCAGCAGAAGCTGAAGGATGTAAGCAGCTCCGAAGGGACGACCGAAGAGAAGCAGAAGCAGCAGGAACAGCTGCAAAATCAGATCAAACTGCTGCAGGCGCAGCTGGCGCAGCTGCAACGTCAACAGGCGGAAGAAGCGAGCAAGAAACAGCAGGCGCAAAACGGTGGCGGCGTGAAAATCGCCGACGGCGTTAACCGTCCGACCACCGAAAACCAGCTTAACGCCTACATCTAA
- a CDS encoding LysR family transcriptional regulator has translation MNYTLRQLRVFVAVAQQGSFSQAGQAIGLSQSAVSHSIKELETEMGIRLLDRTTREVLLTDAGQQLATRLERLLEELNTTLLDARSFGQQRSGTVRVAASQTISAHLMPQCLAASQLNYPEIKVMLRDRPQQWVVQSVRNAEVDFGIVVGPLAADEFESQPILDEPFLLLCRQDDDLAQAEAIRWQMLNGRTLVLQDYASGSRVLIDEALRQQRVSAEIVQEIGHPTTLYPMVEAGIGISILPALALPLPAGRPLTVRRLLPEINRTLMLIRRKNRSLTPAAEAIWQEVRQQAMLLTQQRQRMPAF, from the coding sequence ATGAATTACACTTTACGACAGCTGCGGGTGTTTGTCGCCGTCGCCCAGCAGGGTAGCTTCAGTCAGGCGGGGCAGGCGATTGGCCTGAGTCAGTCGGCGGTAAGCCACAGCATTAAAGAGCTGGAAACGGAGATGGGTATCCGCCTGCTGGATCGCACCACGCGCGAAGTGTTGCTGACCGACGCCGGGCAGCAGCTGGCGACGCGTCTGGAGCGCCTGCTGGAAGAGCTGAACACCACGCTGCTTGACGCGCGCAGTTTCGGCCAGCAGCGCAGCGGGACAGTCAGGGTGGCCGCCAGCCAGACCATCTCTGCGCATCTGATGCCGCAGTGTCTGGCCGCCAGCCAGCTTAACTACCCGGAAATCAAAGTGATGCTACGCGATCGGCCGCAGCAGTGGGTGGTGCAGAGCGTGCGCAACGCCGAGGTGGATTTCGGCATCGTCGTTGGGCCGCTGGCCGCCGATGAGTTTGAATCGCAGCCGATACTGGATGAGCCTTTTCTGCTGCTGTGTCGTCAGGACGATGACCTGGCGCAGGCCGAGGCGATCCGCTGGCAGATGCTGAATGGCCGTACGCTGGTATTGCAGGATTACGCCTCCGGCAGCCGCGTGTTGATTGACGAGGCGCTTCGACAGCAGCGCGTCAGTGCGGAAATTGTGCAGGAGATTGGCCATCCCACTACGCTCTACCCCATGGTTGAGGCGGGCATCGGTATCAGCATTCTGCCGGCGCTGGCGCTGCCGCTGCCGGCAGGACGCCCGCTGACGGTGCGCCGGCTGCTGCCGGAGATTAACCGTACGCTGATGCTGATCCGACGTAAGAACCGTTCGCTGACGCCGGCGGCGGAGGCGATTTGGCAAGAGGTGCGTCAGCAGGCAATGCTGCTGACGCAGCAGCGGCAACGGATGCCCGCCTTTTAG
- a CDS encoding bile acid:sodium symporter family protein: MGIFRLDPMMVKLLIVLLLATFLPAKGGFVPFFDWLTTAAIALLFFMHGAKLSREKIIAGSSHWRLHLWIMFSTFVLFPILGLLLAWWHPVNLSAEIYTGFVYLCILPATVQSAIAFTSMAGGNVAAAVCSASASSLLGVFISPLLVNLVMNIHSDMPGNGLEQIGRIMLQLLVPFVLGHLSRRWIGGWVERHRSLIGKTDQTSILLVVYSAFSEAVVNGIWHRVGVMTLVWILAGSLLLLFIVLLVNLLAARLFGFNRADEITILFCGSKKSLANGVPMANILFPAASVGIIVLPLMIFHQVQLMVCSFIAQRYKKKNDAALKASAPQGKAIVESQK, encoded by the coding sequence ATGGGAATTTTTCGGCTCGATCCAATGATGGTTAAGCTGCTGATTGTGCTGCTGCTGGCCACCTTCTTACCGGCGAAAGGCGGCTTTGTCCCCTTTTTCGACTGGCTGACTACCGCCGCTATCGCCCTGCTGTTCTTTATGCACGGCGCCAAACTGTCGCGCGAAAAGATCATCGCTGGCAGCAGCCACTGGCGGCTGCATCTGTGGATTATGTTCAGCACCTTTGTACTGTTCCCGATCCTGGGCCTGCTGCTGGCGTGGTGGCATCCGGTTAATCTCAGCGCAGAGATCTATACCGGCTTCGTTTACCTCTGCATTTTGCCGGCCACAGTTCAGTCCGCCATCGCCTTTACTTCGATGGCGGGCGGCAACGTGGCGGCGGCGGTCTGCAGCGCTTCCGCTTCCAGCCTGCTCGGCGTCTTTATTTCGCCGCTGCTGGTCAATCTGGTGATGAACATTCACAGTGACATGCCGGGCAACGGGCTGGAGCAGATTGGCCGTATTATGCTGCAGCTGCTGGTGCCGTTTGTGCTGGGGCATCTGTCGCGCCGCTGGATCGGCGGCTGGGTGGAACGCCACCGCAGCCTGATCGGCAAAACCGATCAAACCTCTATTTTGCTGGTGGTCTATTCCGCCTTTAGCGAAGCGGTGGTGAACGGTATCTGGCATCGGGTTGGCGTAATGACGCTGGTCTGGATCCTGGCAGGCAGCCTGCTGCTGCTGTTTATCGTGCTGCTGGTTAATCTGCTGGCGGCGCGCCTGTTCGGCTTTAACCGCGCCGATGAGATCACCATTCTGTTCTGCGGCTCGAAGAAAAGCCTGGCGAACGGCGTGCCGATGGCCAACATCCTGTTTCCTGCCGCTTCAGTGGGGATTATCGTGCTGCCGCTGATGATATTTCATCAGGTGCAGCTGATGGTCTGCTCGTTTATCGCGCAGCGCTATAAGAAGAAGAACGATGCGGCGCTGAAGGCGAGCGCGCCGCAGGGGAAAGCGATCGTGGAATCACAGAAATAA
- a CDS encoding DUF3820 family protein, which produces MDKQQLVEIANTVMPFGKYQGRVLIDLPEPYLLWFARKGEFPAGHLGELMQLTLAIKIEGLEGLVKPLKRDL; this is translated from the coding sequence ATGGATAAACAGCAGCTGGTTGAGATCGCCAATACCGTCATGCCTTTCGGCAAGTATCAGGGGCGGGTGCTGATCGATCTGCCCGAACCTTATCTGCTGTGGTTCGCCCGCAAGGGCGAATTCCCCGCCGGACATCTGGGCGAACTGATGCAGCTGACGCTGGCGATTAAAATCGAAGGGCTGGAAGGGCTGGTAAAGCCACTTAAACGTGACCTTTAA